In a genomic window of Siniperca chuatsi isolate FFG_IHB_CAS linkage group LG1, ASM2008510v1, whole genome shotgun sequence:
- the qser1 gene encoding glutamine and serine-rich protein 1 encodes MMDRNYPTSSFADALAPPAQTVASWAYDRSTASVKPSSSYGAAHLDAELLQRQSYTSTHQLPTYTTSHLPAAAGTLDSSSNTSETSIMSFLSAMESRSLQAGPVSASLLPPFRPPSWPAGTNSSTTELYLTGALPSTATFPSPAALSSYQHTGAYPSRSYSTNPSLALQDPAFSTSTNGLFSHHDPLLHLKSSQTVLPTALAFNHLPGPALSSALPVQSSTYRSAQESAPHLLQPQFSLLPSALPAPHGVPQPYGATVFSGSIERALQRECSVIKHHQRPSSSHAASEQLPNSEHSLQGYFGSGSEADVSYQQDPSRQTPVSTGADSSQGVNRAPQPKTDSVTQAYSSTSLPKAKDCSSKLAPHPAGGEESHEHSQNLTGGSPEHYSSPGQKQNSVIANQQSVQLSSLMSSSLSQTYITPHTQSQPSHSISDKLSPLYKTLPSLSSQSDNVASVSQTLVYSSSPGLSQEQEIQYGAQVQGLCQGNLSESYPASHSQGAPNVTFTSQSQGQASVTQSQNYTTGQSLNQSLNSYPPTCVRNLPTSNSTQDYTLMQASVGGKTHDALSQQQTQSHKYILSAPLPTYSSTAQALQNNVRSSIQDLKPTYGKQKLEELPIRGLDALQQASMEASAAASNMSAHNNVIYVFSKMDDHHKTQSVIRSNSRSDDQLMGLGHANTAQVKGERMGSLSQQHIHLSSTNGQGTANTKTTNSSIISSHVPLSSEQLKQHPLHLKSPEPHQQNHQNHSQSQSQTSAAHTQFITVPSTQVLLDHNQMILLQQPIVHHGQNTSKVVSVQGIQPAQDLGPVHVQYLQMDRELLGPSVTETQSQQGTVVSEQSSGCPDSSKHHYSQSANQQPNDAKNHFALNSICFPDSMLLADDRNILSNVDDILAATVAACGVTPQDFVKATSSAEAEMAVMASPVDSKGHFHTVDIRHMSPSFSSAQHSIITNTNSHTMTMTLNGAQMATDCQGQSIHHNSGSELDTNGDGGSSENGYHLAGQVYDPSGLQNRVKGNAKCIKTEDGLMECPGGEDFPKKKARSKSLTKPGGPEEDSGQARPAKRSGQAKRQNTRGSEVSSPSSSHSVYDGCPQQERMRQKIREVEEKQPEVKTGFIGSFLDFIKSGPKQQYSASPTRTISRQRKPCISSKPPPCTLPSLPPKLQTLPGPLIPQESQGANTQQKRLDEDLQKNLETLPSFSSDEEENTGKNQALRNSISSALSALDESSDRKIRADNQNPGSMIKPDQVPTMPHTVTETCLSQVVTPTQTANAFSGGTAFVAKEESKETPPGQLAVQLMSVAIEGLTDEELSDSGGEGMYRERDEFVVRNEDIEILKVTMRAGCEPPAIWKVQKALLQKFVPELRDGKRVFSATNSYLGYFGDAKTMYQRVYVKFLDTVNKREYVRVCSRKPRCKPMNSLRGVQVKTLLGLTATPSSVSQSQKPRLKQLKPRAEPPPKKRRKWKEEFSPTASGSSAEEGGEDDELNPPVPFASRFLNTRTMKETFKSFVELLISIALDEDVMTALERANDELLLPHMKRVDGMITDNRKRLLHKLHIGQVLKTALDSFPEISVVTELKKDGETPGFKVRLSGKAYNKKTMKPHKMPNKVPQEYTVDQQKTQWFSLYHSLQHYKYHTYLMCKDEIASLRVQAGDLGQEETVQKCLQNGAWVEGLFDRFGELINQVQQACR; translated from the exons TTCCAGTTATGGTGCAGCACACCTTGATGCAGAGCTCCTCCAGCGGCAAAGCTACACTTCCACCCACCAGCTTCCCACCTACACTACGTCACACCTTCCTGCTGCAGCAG GAACACTTGACTCAAGCAGTAATACTTCTGAGACCTCGATCATGAGCTTCCTGTCAGCCATGGAGTCTAGAAGCCTTCAGGCTGGTCCTGTTAGTGCCTCACTGCTTCCTCCTTTTAGACCCCCATCCTGGCCTGCTG GTACCAACTCCTCCACCACAGAGCTGTATTTGACCGGTGCCCTGCCTTCTACTGCCACTTTCCCCTCTCCTGCTGCTCTGTCGTCCTATCAGCATACTGGTGCCTACCCTTCCAGGAGTTATTCTACCAACCCTTCCTTGGCTCTCCAGGATCCTGCCTTCAGCACTTCCACCAATGGCCTGTTTTCTCACCATgaccccctcctccatctcaaATCAAGCCAGACTGTGCTTCCCACTGCATTGGCCTTCAATCATCTCCCTGGCCCCGCTTTGAGCTCAGCTCTGCCAGTCCAATCCTCCACTTACCGTTCAGCCCAGGAGTCTGCCCCCCACCTCCTACAACCCCAGTTCAGCCTGCTACCTTCTGCCCTGCCTGCCCCTCATGGTGTCCCTCAACCCTATGGGGCCACGGTTTTCTCAGGCTCTATCGAAAGAGCTCTTCAGCGTGAATGTAGTGTAATCAAACACCACCAGAGGCCTTCCAGCAGCCATGCGGCCTCAGAGCAATTGCCCAATTCAGAGCACTCCTTGCAGGGGTACTTTGGCTCTGGCAGTGAAGCAGATGTGTCCTACCAGCAGGACCCGTCCCGTCAGACCCCCGTGTCCACAGGGGCAGATTCCTCTCAAGGGGTCAATCGTGCTCCACAACCCAAAACAGACTCAGTAACTCAAGCTTATTCGTCCACTTCTTTGCCGAAGGCTAAAGACTGCTCTTCCAAACTAGCTCCACACCCTGCTGGGGGTGAAGAGAGTCACGAGCACTCTCAGAACCTGACAGGGGGGTCTCCTGAACATTATTCCTCCCCAGGACAGAAGCAGAACTCAGTGATTGCTAATCAGCAGTCAGTCCAGCTATCTAGTCTAATGTCCAGTAGTCTGTCTCAAACCTATATCACccctcacacacagtcacagccCTCCCATTCCATCTCAGATAAACTCTCCCCCCTTTACAAGACTCTGCCTTCCCTCTCCAGCCAGTCTGACAATGTGGCATCTGTTAGTCAGACACTTGTTTACTCCTCCAGTCCCGGGCTGAGCCAGGAGCAGGAGATCCAGTATGGAGCCCAGGTCCAGGGTTTGTGTCAGGGGAATCTCTCTGAGAGCTACCCCGCATCCCACTCTCAGGGTGCCCCAAATGTGACTTTTACATCTCAGTCACAGGGGCAAGCTTCGGTGACTCAGTCTCAAAACTACACCACAGGACAATCCCTTAACCAATCCCTTAACTCTTACCCACCCACATGTGTGCGGAATTTGCCCACATCAAATTCTACACAGGACTACACCCTCATGCAGGCCTCAGTGGGGGGTAAGACACATGACGCTCTGTCCCAGCAGCAGACACAGTcccataaatatattttgtctgCACCATTGCCTACCTACTCTTCAACTGCTCAAGCCTTACAGAATAACGTCAGATCCTCAATACAGGACTTAAAGCCAACATATGGCAAACAGAAACTTGAAGAGCTTCCTATCCGGGGCCTAGATGCTCTCCAGCAGGCATCTATGGAGGCCTCTGCTGCAGCTAGCAATATGTCTGCTCACAACAATGTCATCtatgttttttcaaaaatggaCGAtcatcacaaaacacaaagcgTTATCCGAAGCAATTCACGTTCTGATGACCAGCTCATGGGACTAGGTCATGCAAACACAGCACAGGTAAAGGGTGAAAGGATGGGTTCTCTGAGCCAACAGCACATCCATCTAAGCAGTACCAATGGTCAGGGGACTGCCAACACAAAAACTACAAACTCCAGTATTATATCTTCACATGTACCCCTTAGCTCAGAGCAGCTCAAGCAGCACCCTCTCCACCTAAAATCTCCTGAGCCACATCAACAAAACCACCAGAATCATAGTCAGTCTCAGAGCCAGACCTCAGCAGCCCACACCCAATTTATCACGGTCCCCAGCACTCAGGTTCTCCTCGACCATAACCAGATGATTCTGCTCCAGCAGCCCATTGTCCACCATGGTCAAAACACTTCAAAGGTGGTATCAGTGCAAGGTATCCAACCAGCCCAAGATTTGGGCCCTGTTCATGTCCAGTATCTTCAGATGGATCGAGAATTGCTGGGTCCCAGTGTCACTGAAACCCAGAGTCAGCAGGGCACAGTAGTGTCTGAACAGAGTTCAGGGTGCCCTGATTCCTCTAAACACCACTACAGCCAGTCGGCAAATCAGCAACCAAATGATGCCAAGAACCACTTTGCTCTCAACTCTATTTGCTTCCCTGACTCCATGCTACTTGCAGATGACAgaaatattttgtcaaatgttgACGACATCCTGGCTGCCACGGTAGCGGCCTGTGGCGTCACACCACAAGACTTTGTCAAAGCTACATCCTCTGCTGAGGCTGAAATGGCAGTGATGGCAAGCCCAGTTGATTCTAAAGGTCACTTCCATACTGTGGATATAAGGCACATGTCACCTAGTTTCTCCTCAGCACAACATTCAATCATCACCAACACTAACTCCCACACCATGACCATGACACTAAATGGAGCTCAGATGGCCACAGACTGTCAGGGTCAGTCTATTCACCACAACAGTGGTTCTGAGCTTGACACAAATGGCGATGGAGGGAGCTCTGAGAATGGTTATCACTTAGCCGGGCAGGTGTATGACCCCTCAGGTCTCCAGAACAGAGTTAAAGGGAATGCAAAGTGTATTAAAACAGAGGATGGCCTAATGGAATGCCCAGGCGGCGAAGACTTTCCTAAAAAGAAAGCTCGCTCTAAGTCCTTGACCAAACCGGGTGGTCCTGAGGAGGATAGTGGACAGGCCAGACCAGCCAAGCGCAGTGGACAAGCAAAGCGGCAAAACACCAGGGGTAGTGAGGTTAGCTCGCCATCTTCCTCACACAGTGTATATGATGGCTGTCCGCAGCAGGAGAGAATGAGGCAGAAGATCCGTGAAGTGGAAGAGAAACAGCCAGAGGTCAAAACTGGCTTCATTGGCTCTTTCCTCGACTTCATCAAATCTGGCCCTAAACAGCAATACTCTGCAAGTCCTACACGAACTATTAGTCGCCAGAGAAAGCCCTGCATCTCGTCCAAACCACCGCCATGTACTTTGCCTTCTTTGCCTCCGAAACTGCAGACTCTGCCCGGGCCcttgattccacaggagagtcAAGGAGCGAACACTCAGCAGAAACGTCTGGATGAAGATCTGCAAAAGAACTTGGAGACTCTGCCATCGTTCAGCTCAGATGAAGAGGAAAACACTGGGAAGAACCAAGCCCTGAGAAACAGCATCAGCTCAGCGCTTTCAGCTCTGGATGAGTCTTCAGATCGGAAAATCAGAGCAG ATAACCAAAACCCTGGTTCGATGATAAAGCCAGACCAAGTTCCCACCATGCCACACACCGTTACTGAGACCTGTTTGTCACAGGTAGTCACTCCTACACAGACAGCAAACGCCTTCTCAGGAGGGACTGCATTTGTGGCCAAAGAGGAGTCCAAAGAGACCCCACCGGGCCAGTTGGCTGTGCAGTTGATGAGTGTGGCCATTGAGGGACTGACCGATGAGGAGCTGTCGGACAGCGGAGGGGAGGGAATGTACCGGGAGAGAGATGAGTTTGTCGTCAGGAATGAGGATATCGAAATCTTGAAG GTGACAATGAGGGCAGGCTGTGAGCCTCCAGCTATCTGGAAAGTCCAGAAGGCTCTTCTGCAGAAATTTGTGCCTGAAttgagagatggaaagagagtcTTCTCAGCCACAAACAGT TATCTTGGATACTTTGGTGACGCCAAGACCATGTACCAGAGGGTATATGTGAAGTTCTTGGACACAGTTAACAAAAGGGAGTATGTACGAGTTTGTAGTCGAAAGCCACGCTGCAAACCTATGAACTCGCTAAG GGGTGTTCAGGTGAAAACTTTGCTGGGCTTGACAGCCACCCCTTCCTCAGTCTCCCAGAGCCAAAAGCCTCGACTCAAACAACTCAAGCCCAGAGCAGAGCCCCCACCtaagaagaggaggaaatggaAGGAGGAGTTTTCACCTACTGCCTCAGGATCATCTGCCGAAGAGGGCGGTGAAGATGATG AGTTAAACCCTCCAGTGCCGTTTGCTTCACGGTTCCTCAACACGCGAACCATGAAGGAGACATTCAAGAGCTTTGTGGAACTGCTCATCAGCATAGCCTTAGACGAGGATGTGATGACGGCACTTGAAAGGGCAAATG ACGAGTTGCTGCTGCCACATATGAAAAGAGTCGATGGGATGATCACTGACAACAGGAAACGCCTGCTTCACAAACTGCACATAGGGCAGGTCCTAAAG ACGGCTCTAGACAGCTTCCCAGAGATCTCTGTGGTGACTGAACTGAAGAAGGATGGGGAAACCCCGGGCTTTAAGGTGCGTCTCAGTGGGAAGGCCTACAACAAGAAAACCATGAAGCCCCACAAGATGCCTAACAAAGTGCCACAG GAGTATACAGTGGACCAGCAGAAAACTCAATGGTTCTCTCTGTACCACTCTTTGCAGCATTACAAGTATCACACGTACCTCATGTGTAAGGACGAG ATTGCGTCTCTGCGGGTGCAGGCGGGGGACCTGGGGCAGGAGGAGACGGTACAGAAGTGTCTGCAGAATGGAGCTTGGGTAGAGGGGCTCTTTGATCGCTTTGGAGAGCTAATTAATCAAGTGCAGCAGGCATGTCGATGA